One candidate division WOR-3 bacterium genomic window, AAGGTCAATCATTGATGGATCCTGCTTCGCGCGCGCCAGGCGCAGCGCTTCCTGGGCGCGACGGTGGGCTAAGACCAGGACATTCTGTTCTGTGAACGGCCGTTTTAGTTCGGTCGCGGTTATTGCGTTGAGCTCGTTCAGACCCCACTGACCACCGAACAACAAATCCTCGGCAGCGGTACTTTTTTCCTGATAACGGTTTTTCAAAATCACCTTGAGATTAAAGATATCGGCTTGATTTCCGATAAGCGCCTTTAACCACGGTTCCGCTGCATATGTTTTACAGAACCGGATGTTTTCCTGGTGAGCGGTGGTAAAAATCTGGGTTGGTTCTGTGTTCTCTTTGACAAATTGACCGTAACGGGTTTCACTAAGCGCTGCGAGGAAATCTTCAACTCCGTTTGCCTTCAACAGTCGCTCATACTGACTTCGGTCCAGAAGCGATGTTTCTTGTGCACGCACCCTGCCATTGGCAAACCCGTAGTTGGGATTTTCGCTCCAGCGTATCTGGCAAAATGTTCTCACAAGAGTAGAAATATATTTAAACCAAATTAAAAGTCAACAACTGTATTGAACTAACTTAACAACAGTCGCATTTAGGATGTGCTACCGGTTCACAACTCATCGTTTTATTACCTACAAAACACCTGCTTTATATTATCTATTTATAATTACACACTAATTTTAAATAGACACAATTAAGTTTGCCTTTATATAACATCATTTATAGGATTTATTTAATGTGATGGGGCTGATGGTAATCGGTATATGTGGGATTCGTTGTATGTTGTTATAATGTTTAATGTTATAAGGCAATGCTACTGTGTAATGTAAGGTGGATTGTTTATGGGTAGTGTGACAGTTTTATAAAAAGTGAAGGGCTCCACAAACTTTTACACACCGTTTTCCTTATCAGTGGTTGTTTATAAGACGGGAAATTCGTTCAATCTGGCTGGCAAACAATGGGTCGCGGGATTTCAAGGTGTTAATTTTTTCTATTGCATGCATCACCGTTGTGTGGTCTTTACCACCAAAATGAAAGCCAATATCCTTTAATGAAAGGTTTAACACATTACGCATTAAGTACATCGCAACCTGCCGGGCAAGCGCAACCCTTTTTGTTCGGGAAGTGCCCTTCAACTCCTGCACTGGAACCTGAAAATGCTCGGCAACCTGGTTGATGACCCGCATTGGGTCCAATGGGTCGTCGTGCTGGATTAAATCTTTTATTGCCGCTTCAGCCAGTTCCGCGTTTACCGGCCGACCGGTTAGTGAATGCATCGCTATCAAACGTACCAGCGAGGCTTCAAGGGTGCGGATGTTAGAGCGCACCCGGTTGGCGATGTAACAGGCAATCTCTTCACTTAACTCAAAATTTTCCTGTTTTGCCCTCTGGAGTAATATGGCGACCCGGGTTTCCAGTTCAGGGGGTTGAATGTCGACCACAAGACCGCTTCCTAAACGGGAAATCAACCTTTCCTGAAGGGTCGGGATATCTTTCGGTGGTCGGTCGCTGGTAAAAACCACCTGACTCCCGGCGTCCTGGAGGGCATTGAAGGTGTAAAATATCTCTTCTTGCAGGCTTTCCTTACCGACGAGATAGTGCACATCATCCAGAAGGAGCAAATCCAACCCCCGGTACTTTTCTTTGAACTCCAGCCGGGTGTTTTTCTCAATCGCCTGAATCAACTCCAGAAACAGCACTTCCGCCGGCGTATAACAGAGTCTTAAACCAGGATGGGATGTTAGGGCGGCATTGCCAATCGCCTGAATTAGATGGGTTTTACCCAGACCGACACCACCATAAATGAAAAGCGGGTTGAAAACCTTACCGAGGTTTTGTGCCACATTACGCGCCGCTGCCCAGGCAAGCCGGTTACTTTCACCTACGATAAAAGTTTCAAAGGTATAACGGCTCTTTAACTTAAACTGCGAAGCATTATTAAGGGTGGAATGTGCCGAAACCGTTGGCTGGGGCTTAACAACGGGATGGACTTTACCATCAGCCGGAACCAGAAACTCAACCTGCAAATCCCTGCCGGTTACCGCTTTGAGCGCACTGGCAATCTCGTTCCTGTAGTGGTGCTGTAGCCAGTCGGCAAAAAAGTTGTTCGGGACCGCAACCTGCACGGTTCCGTTCACCATATTAAAAACACGGGTAGGCGCAAGCCAGGTTTGGAAAGCCTGCGGATTCACCCTGAGTTTCAGCAACTCCAGTACTTCAACCCAGACCTGCTCGCCATTCATAAACCTGCTTCACTTACCACAAAGTTTAGCCCGACTTTTCCACAAGTTTTTCCACATAAATATGTGTAGTAAGTGTCGTATAATAAAATAGATATAAAATAATGAATAACTCTGTCCACAGTTGTCCGCCTTTTATTTTAAACCGGCATTGATAATAGAGTAAATATACCCGATGTCAATAAATGATGTTCAGGT contains:
- a CDS encoding V-type ATPase subunit yields the protein MRTFCQIRWSENPNYGFANGRVRAQETSLLDRSQYERLLKANGVEDFLAALSETRYGQFVKENTEPTQIFTTAHQENIRFCKTYAAEPWLKALIGNQADIFNLKVILKNRYQEKSTAAEDLLFGGQWGLNELNAITATELKRPFTEQNVLVLAHRRAQEALRLARAKQDPSMIDLLLDKLEQEQALTLAAGNDFAYGYFRLYADLMNIRTLIRLKVLNETVATLEAAFLPGGEISRQNLQRAYESESGAGKGVTLAPHYGAILLAGRQAQEAGESLLPIEKMIRQLLLDYINCARYIALGYEPLWRFFLLRENELTNLRQIYAAKLAGWDMKQCQEVVVYGF
- the dnaA gene encoding chromosomal replication initiator protein DnaA: MNGEQVWVEVLELLKLRVNPQAFQTWLAPTRVFNMVNGTVQVAVPNNFFADWLQHHYRNEIASALKAVTGRDLQVEFLVPADGKVHPVVKPQPTVSAHSTLNNASQFKLKSRYTFETFIVGESNRLAWAAARNVAQNLGKVFNPLFIYGGVGLGKTHLIQAIGNAALTSHPGLRLCYTPAEVLFLELIQAIEKNTRLEFKEKYRGLDLLLLDDVHYLVGKESLQEEIFYTFNALQDAGSQVVFTSDRPPKDIPTLQERLISRLGSGLVVDIQPPELETRVAILLQRAKQENFELSEEIACYIANRVRSNIRTLEASLVRLIAMHSLTGRPVNAELAEAAIKDLIQHDDPLDPMRVINQVAEHFQVPVQELKGTSRTKRVALARQVAMYLMRNVLNLSLKDIGFHFGGKDHTTVMHAIEKINTLKSRDPLFASQIERISRLINNH